In the Heterodontus francisci isolate sHetFra1 chromosome 6, sHetFra1.hap1, whole genome shotgun sequence genome, one interval contains:
- the tpbgl gene encoding trophoblast glycoprotein like → MDKSRLVECSNSNLTQIPRGIPPCAQNLLITGNNISVLRESAFIGNGSGFGRLRILSLQANQIQGIESSAFEGLANLRTLNLSGNVLASIAADAFLGLCQLQSLSMNYALQPALEDQLWAALHPNNLPNLTELQVVGNYLTRLSEGMSTSSTLEVLDLRCNFLSRIGRGTISSWQKHSKLKVYLFSNPLICDCDLQPVYWWLKNTSQIADGQWLTCFSPKTLSGSILGQLRPEDLKCPEDTAASYVFFGIVLALIGATFLMVLYLNRKGIERWARTFREACHDQMDGYQYRYEQDPEPRLASVTAVV, encoded by the coding sequence ATGGACAAGTCAAGGCTGGTGGAGTGCAGCAACTCGAACCTGACCCAGATCCCACGGGGAATCCCTCCTTGTGCACAGAACCTGCTCATCACCGGCAACAACATCTCGGTCTTGAGGGAGTCGGCTTTCATAGGTAATGGCTCTGGGTTTGGTCGATTGCGAATCCTTTCTCTCCAGGCTAACCAGATCCAAGGCATTGAGTCCTCCGCCTTTGAAGGCTTGGCCAACCTTAGGACCTTAAACTTAAGCGGCAATGTACTGGCGTCAATCGCCGCAGATGCATTCCTTGGGCTTTGTCAGTTGCAGAGTTTAAGCATGAACTACGCTCTTCAGCCCGCACTGGAGGACCAGCTCTGGGCAGCATTGCATCCCAACAATCTCCCCAACCTCACTGAGCTCCAGGTGGTTGGGAACTATCTAACCAGGCTTTCAGAAGGAATGTCAACCAGCTCCACCTTGGAGGTGTTGGATCTAAGGTGCAACTTCTTGTCTCGTATTGGCAGGGGGACTATCTCCAGCTGGCAGAAGCACAGTAAGCTTAAGGTCTACTTGTTCTCCAATCCACTGATATGCGACTGTGACCTGCAACCTGTTTATTGGTGGTTAAAGAACACATCTCAGATTGCCGATGGGCAATGGCTCACTTGCTTCAGTCCTAAGACCTTGAGTGGAAGCATCCTCGGCCAACTGAGACCTGAAGACCTCAAGTGCCCGGAAGATACGGCTGCTTCCTATGTATTCTTCGGAATTGTCTTGGCTCTCATTGGAGCCACCTTTCTCATGGTCTTGTACTTGAACAGGAAAGGCATAGAGAGATGGGCCAGAACTTTCCGAGAGGCTTGTCATGATCAGATGGATGGCTACCAATACAGATACGAACAGGACCCTGAGCCCAGGCTGGCCAGTGTTACAGCTGTAGTCTAG